In the genome of Entelurus aequoreus isolate RoL-2023_Sb linkage group LG08, RoL_Eaeq_v1.1, whole genome shotgun sequence, one region contains:
- the si:ch211-243g18.2 gene encoding keratin, type I cytoskeletal 18, with product MASSLSLRGYSVSRQPSFSCRSLMDTGRSRSRASVSFSAAGPSARSASVGHDLNSPTGLHLNGLHGSDEKEAMQSLNSRLAKYLDKVHTLERSNADLESKIQQLMIARVPKGHDLDSMMVQAHAVEQEVRKKTLDNARLMLEMDNAKLAADDFRVKWEMELVMCQSVERDCVALKKAKMEHEQIIASLRGDLDSLKEELYFLRRNHQEELEQMKFRIAKDEVNVEVDSAEGPELGTILSDLRIQYEGIVKKNKEHAEHWYRKKLEAVQNDVKESNEALRGARGELVERQRFLQNLEVELESFHKQVAALDGNLDETGLKYSSEMERLQVTLNQLEEDLSQLRLDMQRTKTDYEHLLRIKQNLEMEIATYRRLLEGEESLKEVPPPPKKEPEVRTRKIVKVVTQTMVNGKVVDESSEVEQIEETKK from the exons ATGGCCTCCAGCTTGTCACTGCGGGGTTACTCCGTGAGCCGCCAGCCGTCTTTCTCCTGCCGCTCCCTGATGGACACGGGCCGCTCCCGCTCCCGCGCCTCCGTCTCCTTCTCCGCCGCCGGCCCGTCCGCCCGCTCGGCCTCCGTCGGCCACGACCTCAACAGCCCGACCGGTCTCCACCTCAACGGGCTGCACGGCAGCGACGAGAAGGAGGCCATGCAGAGCCTGAACAGCCGCCTGGCCAAGTACTTGGACAAG GTGCACACGCTGGAGCGCTCCAACGCCGACTTGGAGTCCAAGATCCAGCAGCTGATGATAGCGCGCGTCCCCAAAGGCCACGACCTGGACTCCATGATGGTTCAGGCTCATGCGGTAGAGCAAGAG GTGAGGAAGAAGACCTTGGACAACGCCCGTCTGATGTTGGAGATGGACAACGCCAAGCTGGCGGCCGACGACTTCAGAGTCAA GTGGGAGATGGAGCTGGTCATGTGTCAGTCGGTGGAGCGAGACTGTGTGGCGCTGAAGAAAGCCAAGATGGAGCACGAGCAGATCATCGCCTCGCTCAGAGGAGATCTGGACAGCCTGAAGGAGGagctctacttcctcaggaggaaCCACCAGGAG GAATTGGAGCAGATGAAGTTCCGCATCGCCAAAGACGAGGTCAACGTGGAGGTGGACTCGGCCGAGGGACCGGAGCTGGGAACCATCCTGTCTGACCTGAGGATCCAGTACGAGGGGATTGTGAAGAAAAACAAGGAACATGCTGAGCACTGGTACCGCAAGAAG CTGGAGGCGGTGCAGAACGACGTCAAGGAGAGCAACGAGGCCCTGAGAGGCGCCCGGGGCGAGCTGGTGGAGAGGCAGCGCTTCCTCCAAAACCTGGAAGTGGAGCTGGAGAGTTTCCACAAGCAG GTCGCCGCCCTGGACGGGAACTTGGACGAGACGGGTCTCAAGTACTCGAGCGAGATGGAGCGTCTGCAGGTCACCCTCAACCAGCTGGAGGAAGACCTCTCGCAGCTCCGGCTGGACATGCAGCGCACCAAGACCGACTACGAGCATCTGCTCCGCATCAAGCAGAACCTGGAGATGGAGATCGCCACCTACAGGCGTCTGCTGGAGGGCGAGGAAAG TCTTAAGGaagttcctcctccaccaaaaa AGGAGCCCGAAGTTCGCACCAGGAAGATCGTGAAGGTGGTGACCCAGACCATGGTCAACGGCAAGGTGGTGGACGAGTCCAGCGAGGTGGAGCAAATCGAGGAGACCAAGAAATAG